Proteins from a single region of Palaemon carinicauda isolate YSFRI2023 chromosome 32, ASM3689809v2, whole genome shotgun sequence:
- the LOC137625534 gene encoding protein FAM200C-like: protein MVGRHRGFIAHLKREVPDIFTIHCVIHRQHLAAKHLSDRLHSTLQAVIKAVNRIKAHSLNDRIFRQLCHENEEEFELLLLHTEVRWLSKGNCLRRFYDLYDSVLDFFKCKLLDEKISTDLENRRADVAYLSDIFNKIK, encoded by the coding sequence ATGGTTGGACGCCATCGTGGATTTATAGCACATCTGAAAAGAGAAGTTCCGGATATCTTTACAATCCACTGCGTCATTCACAGGCAGCATTTAGCTGCAAAGCATCTCAGTGACAGATTGCATAGTACCCTGCAAGCTGTTATCAAAGCAGTGAATAGGATCAAAGCCCATTCATTGAATGACCGCATCTTTCGCCAACTTTGtcatgaaaatgaagaagaatttgaACTGCTCTTGCTACATACGGAAGTCAGATGGCTTTCAAAAGGCAACTGTCTACGACGCTTTTATGACCTCTATGATTCTGTTCTTGATTTCTTTAAGTGTAAATTATTGGACGAGAAAATTAGTACAGATTTGGAAAACAGAAGAGCAGATGTTGCTTATTTGTCTGATATTTTCAACAAAATTAAATGA
- the LOC137625533 gene encoding protein FAM200A-like: MCLIKAKGIIMAFISKLDFYKSCLLRLDLNQFPSLKALKENQTDDSCLSDTDLDCYSSHLQALKEDMTIRFKDLKELKIPEWVVNPFQADATNADPNLVEELIDLQNDIEGKVLFQQIGYEAFWPKEQDKYPHLWKKIKLLLLAFPSSYLVEKGFSVVLQLLTKQRNRLQICKRGDLRLCLSNIEPDIIKLASSHQAQGSH, translated from the coding sequence ATGTGTCTCATCAAAGCAAAGGGAATAATAATGGCATTTATTAGTAAATTAGATTTCTACAAAAGCTGTTTACTAAGACTAGACTTAAATCAGTTTCCTAGCTTAAAAGCACTGAAGGAAAACCAAACCGATGATTCTTGTTTGTCAGACACTGATCTAGACTGCTATTCCTCTCATCTTCAAGCACTGAAAGAAGATATGACGATCAGATttaaagatctcaaagaattgaaaATACCAGAGTGGGTTGTAAACCCATTCCAGGCTGATGCAACCAATGCTGATCCAAATCTAGTTGAAGAACTTATAGACTTGCAAAATGACATTGAAGGTAAAGTGTTGTTTCAGCAGATTGGCTATGAAGCTTTCTGGCCAAAGGAACAAGATAAATATCCTCATctttggaaaaaaatcaaattattattgttagcatttcCTTCATCATACCTGGTAGAGAAAGGATTCAGTGTTGTCTTGCAACTCTTGACTAAGCAGAGAAATAGATTGCAAATATGTAAAAGGGGTGACTTGAGGCTCTGTTTATCAAATATTGAACCTGATATCATTAAGTTGGCAAGTTCTCACCAGGCCCAAGGTAGTCATTAA